The Triticum urartu cultivar G1812 chromosome 5, Tu2.1, whole genome shotgun sequence genome contains the following window.
TTGGTTGCTGCAGGCGCGAGCGAGGGGGAATCGGCCTACTTCTTCAGCCAGAGGCAAGGCCgtggcgggcggcggaggagggcgGCCGGCGGGTACTGGAAGGCCACGGGGAAGGAGAAGCCGGTGTTCGTGCAGCTGCCGGTTGGCAAGCGGCTGCTCGTCGGCGTCAAGACGGCGCTCGCCTTCCACCGCGGCAAGTCGCGCACGGACTGGGTCATGCACGAGTACCGCCTCGCCGGCGCGGCGGAACAGAACAAGGGTGCCAATGACGGCTCGCAGAGCAGCGAATGGGTCGTGTGCCGGGTGTCTCTGAAAAGCAGAGCAAGAAGGACGGCAGCCGGCGGCGAGACGACCGGCGATCACCAGCAGGAGCAGCCATCACCGTCGCCGTCTTCGACCTCGAGCTGCATCACGGACCACGCTTGTCACGCTCCAGACCAAGAGGTCAGCAGCAGCACAACTAGCCATTGCCAGCAGCATCCAAGACGCTAAGCTCCAGCTGCTGCTGCAGTGCGATCATGCCTCCCAAAGAGAGGCCTAGCCAGGCATTTAAATTCCAGCCTTCCTTGTACCTGTCCTTGTATACGTACGGCCGCAGCGCCATGATAACCATGAGAATTGGGTTGAAGTCTTGAAGAGAAGAAACCTCCATTAAAGCAGCTGCGGCATCCGCGTCAGCTGTAACTTGCAAGTCTCCCCAAGACGCTCACTCATCAACGAAAGCGAACAAGGATTAATTAAGCCCGCAGGAACATATAACATCAGTCGCTCGCTGCCGCAGCTGCAACTCGATCGGCTGTCGTTTCCGCGCGCACCACCGGTCCCTTTGGCTCTACTCTAAAATTTGAAATGGAAAAATGGCCTAAAATTAGAAACGGAGGCCAAACGGGCAACGCTGTCGCTCGTCGAAGCGAGCGACGGCGACGGGAAGAAAGGGACCTGCGCGCGCGCTTCGCCGCGGACAGCGCGCCAAGCTCTGCACGTCCCAAGAGGCAGGCAGAGCGACCGGCCGAGAGTGGCCGGCATGCACAACTTGGCTTGGCCCTTTGCCGGGGTGGATCGGCTCCGAGATCTCTGCCTTGGACGCACGGGGTAGGCTGCGGATGCGGATCGCGTCCTAGCACTGGCGGAAGGCGATCTGTTGGCGAGTTGTCTCACGGCTCTGAACTCTCCGTGCAGGGTGACAGGCGCCGCACCAGCGCCGACGGAGTTTGGTCTTGTGGCCCCCCTCTGAGTTGTCCCCCTTTTTCTGCCAGTACAACGAGTACACAATTCAGGAATACTTCCAAAATTCGGCACGGGCCGCTACACAGAAAAATCTAGTGGCGCGTTTGATTGCATGCATACAACCTAATCAAAGATGAAAAAGATAGTCTTTTACATTTGTGTccttaactcgaacccactactcacaTTTACCCCTAATTTTGAAGTCTGCTCAAATTTGCCTCTCTGTCGTTAAGTGACCTTATAAAAATGCCCTTCCGTTCCTTTTCCGTCCGGTCAAAGGGGTTTGACAGTCTACAGGGCGTTTGTTGGACATTTTTCCCTTGCCTCCATGTGCCACTTACATGTAGGACCCAGtcaaaaaaaaaaggaaaaactctTCCTCTcaccctctctctcacacacttACATGTGGGCCCCAAACAAAATAGATACATAAAAAATCCCTCCCACCTCTCTCCCCTACCTCACGACCTCTCCGTCTCACCTCCGGCGAGCGCCGACAGGCTGGATTGTGCGCCGTCGGCACCAGCTCCCCACGCGCAGCAGCCCTCCCTCCATTCcattctccctctccctccctcccttctTCTCCCTCCCTCTCCCGTGACTGTGCCCTGGACTGGCGACGCGCTCCAGTGACCAAAGCCACAATGACGATGGACGAAATCGCAACTCCGGCGACCAACTTGTTGGCGAAGAGTATAGTTCGGACGAGTGCGCTAGGGCGCGTCCAGTGGTGCCAACAGAGTGTGAAGGGGTCGTCGGAATCAACCGCGGCGACGAGCTAGGCGGCGACCGACAGCGGTGCTCGACGGACTCGAGAAGGCAGCCATGGATCCAGTGGTTTAGGGGGCTGGGCGACATCTTAGGGGCACCACGAACACGATTGAGACATTGATTTGTGGTTTAGCAGCACAGGGGCGGCGAATCGACGATGGCGCTCCGACGGCCGCATACGAGGAAGACGGTCGATCCAGTCATTTTTGCGAGGTCCTGCTCGAGCTGCTCCTAGGAGTAGACGAAGTCGAGGCGTGTGCGTCTCCGGGATAGCTTTTCAGCCGTCTGTGAGGACAATGGCCGCGGCAATGGCGAAGGTCACGACGACGGCCGTCCTGGGATGCAGCTGAGGGGAGGAGAGCGAGCGGGGGAAGGGAGGGAAGGTTAGCTAGGGTTGTCCAAGGGCCTGCCGGCGTCGCTAAGTAGCCCTACTCGAGCTACTACGGCGGCAGCTGTCGAACAACGGGCGACGGTGACGCGCGCCGGCGCGTGCAGTCGATGAGCTGACGAAGACGACGACTGGGGGAGATGGGTGGGCCTGGCGGTATGCACATGGGCCGAAAGTGCACATTGCACTTGGGCCAAAAGGAAGCACTCTCTTTCTTCTCTTTAATTTCTGTTTTTAGGGGTAAAAATGTCCAACAAACGCCCCATAGACGGTCAAACCCCTTTGACTGGACGGAAACAGAACGGAAGGGCATTTTTGTAAGGTCACTTAACGgcagaggggcaaatttgagcagaCTTCAAAATTAGGGGCATATCTGAGTAGGTGGTTCGACTTAGGGacagaaatgcaaatggcccAAAAAGATATGTTTGGTTGTGTACAAGGAGACCTGATTTGCATCGGCACGAAACTTAAAGCATCCCAGAGCCTGACTCGTGTGAAACATTCAAATCAGCCGTTTCTATCGAGTCAGGCTGAGTTGGGTGCAAAAGTAGGACACGACGTACGCTGTGGTGCAGGGGGGAATCGGGCGGAGATGGCGGAAGAAGAAAATCGGTGAAAGTGGGCTCCCCTAGATATAGGACAAACCCTTTCTCGGTTCTTAGCACCGGCGGCGAAGGCGACTCAGATCTACGCAAGCGGCGGCGGCAACAACACTCTCCGATAGCACCGGTTTCTTCAATCCTTCTCGTAATCCTCGTCTCAGCCACCCCCCCGAAGCTGTTAAGCAGCATACACCCCCCCTTCTCTATTAGGTCGTTTGTTAGGATGGTGTAGGATTGATTGTGCCATTGCTGACTGTACCATGGATGTCACCTAGGTTGTGGACGAACGGATGAAGACGGTAGTTCATGCAGCTTCGCTGATAGCTGTGATTCGGGTGTGCATCTTGTTGGTCCATAAGAGAGCTCATAGGAAAGACAAGATCGTGATCCGGTATGGTTCACTGTTAATCCAGATTTAGGAGAGGATAGCAAATCTGAACTGCATCTACAACTGCAACGACACAGAGGCTTTGTGGATGCTTCGGATAAAAAGAGCATCTTTTGTCAGGCTTGTGCAAACGTTCAGGAGGAAAGGGATGCTACAAGATAGCATCAACACCACTGTGGAAGAGCAGGTTGCCATGTTCCTCCATGTTGTGGGTCATAACCAGAGATTCAGGGTGATCCACAATATGTTCAGAGATCAATGGAGACCATTTCCAAGTATTTCAAATAAGTGTTGTATGGTGTTGTGAAGCTCAGAGGAGATATGATCAGGtcactgtagcgacccgacccgaatggatcaagtctctgtgcttaagtgtcatccctggatcggtatgctgacacacacagtacttgaggatttataacagaggtaaatcacatgtataaagaaacgtaaatactattacctcaatccaaatagcggaagtaacaaggttgtggattcccatcaacaccaacggcaaagttgagtgtagaaatcgtaaccctaacgtatcacttactcgtcgtaagataatcctgcaacatgagacgttgcagccacaaagggtcagtacattgaatgtactggcaaattcacactatagagcaatgatgaataatggctatcactacatgcatatatggctggtggaaaagctctaccgttataaggtttttgcgaaaagccaatttttccctactacaaagaaatacattttatttaactatcatggtggttgttgaacattgagaatggttgacagcatcctcaatcccaattaaataacatcattaaacccaacaaacttaattttaaagtaacatgatgagattcacatgataatccaggtactagatactcaagatgtccataaccggggacacggctaatcatgattagtttatacactctgcagaggtttgcgcacttttccccacaagactcgatcgcctccgtttggtttctcgcactacatggtgtttgagaagacggatgaccgagacatagtctttcagaagcgctagcaccttacgatggatagaccgttacacctacttttccctacatctgctagtctacccagtaagagttcgcacgacttaatcaactatgctagagcccataatagcttgtggctgcacacggaagtttctagtatgaaaaatctcatgatccctttgagcctgggtggcggtccataaaaaaacaggcaatcctggtctacccaggtgcctagacaggcagtcctggaataaccaggtgcctcaatccaaccagatgtgtgtttaagttgccaccttaagtaaaccattcattaacaatctcacatctgtcatgaaatgctctcaaacccaatccacgtctacgagcatagcatggcaatataagcataacgtaaaagtaactcccaagggtttgataataaacaggtaataggtactacctcaactacttcccatcccacaatttaattagatcttaatcatgcaatgttggaggtttgatctaatgcaataaaactgggtatgaaaggggatatgatcaaagcgtgaacttgcctgcaatgttgatgaagatgattcgcactaatactcttgatagatctactcgtcacactccggtcaatctatcgtaagcaagcaatagtaaccacacataagcaatcactcaaagatcGGAGAGAACAAAGAAGACGAttcagaaaacatcaaaaccaagcaaataactctttgcaacataaaacaatttctaatagtaccaaaattgtgtgaatttggccttatcagaaggtttaggtcaagagcttcgatttgcaaaaagaatcaactcaaacggagctacgaaactcaagttatgatcaaacgaagtttgaattcaaatatgatctaattcaaattttaaacttttcaagaACATGTTTAAGTTctattactggatagaggagatcataacgaagacgtgagcgttggtttcgttgcatttggactaacgagcaaaaagatGTGATCGATTGAAgtacagggactaatctgtaaaagAAACTACTACAAATAGGTCCCTGgacagaaaataaaaagaaaaagaaaaagaaaaaaaactatcgagcgaacgctcgctacaGAGTCCTAATGAATGAAAACGTTCACTAACAGATCTAACCTAGCGAACATCCACTAAATAACTAGGTTAATAAAACAAAACCAGGTTTAACGAAAAAAACGAAATTGAAAATAAACCGGATCGGACCGGGCGGTTTTTACCGGTCAACGGCGGGTcaacggcgacggcggcggttTCCGGCGAGGCGAGGCAACGGCGAGCGGCCACGGCGGCGCGCGGGCAAAGCGAGCGGCGCAGGCGGCGTCTGCTAGCGGCGCGGGGCGGTGGCGAGCAGCAGGCGGCGGagcggcaaggcggcggcggtcccggcggatctcgccggcggcggcgagatgcGAGTGCCGGCGATGGCGATGCGGCAGCAGGCGGCGAGTGCGGGAGGGGCGAAGGGGCGGCGGAGCTGCGGCTTTTAAAGAGGGCCGGGGAGGAGCTTCTTGGGGAAGGGGGCAGAGGAGGCCGGAGGCGGCacggcggccatggcggcgcgTTGGCGGACTCGGGAGGAGTCCTGGTCGGGGACGGGAGGGAGGCGGCGCGGAGttgggccttggcctggcttcggctgggccggcccagtcggtgAGGAGCATTTAAAAAAAACATTTTCcagacaaataaaataataaaaacgaaataactaaaaatattatataggcatataatata
Protein-coding sequences here:
- the LOC125509970 gene encoding NAC domain-containing protein 83-like, with protein sequence MEKMRAAGEAPPTQQQQQLPPGFRFYPTDVELVLQYLRRMALDRPLPAAVIPVVHAAAMPDPSDLPGASEGESAYFFSQRQGRGGRRRRAAGGYWKATGKEKPVFVQLPVGKRLLVGVKTALAFHRGKSRTDWVMHEYRLAGAAEQNKGANDGSQSSEWVVCRVSLKSRARRTAAGGETTGDHQQEQPSPSPSSTSSCITDHACHAPDQEVSSSTTSHCQQHPRR